In a genomic window of Chrysemys picta bellii isolate R12L10 chromosome 1, ASM1138683v2, whole genome shotgun sequence:
- the SLC25A15 gene encoding mitochondrial ornithine transporter 1 produces MRTNPAIQAAIDLTAGAAGGTACVLTGQPFDTAKVKMQTFPSMYKGLIECIVKTYKQVGLRGFYKGTTPALVANIAENSVLFMCYGFCQQIVRGVVGLDRKAKLSDLQNAAAGSFASAFAALVLCPTELVKCRLQTMHEMQLSGKIIQGHNTVWSVVKSVIQKDGPLGFYHGLSSTLLREVPGYFFFFGGYELSRTFFAAERPKDQLGPIPLMVSGGFGGICLWIAVYPVDCVKSRIQVLSMSGKQAGFMGTFANILRNEGVFALYSGLKPTLIRAFPANGALFLAYEYSRKMMMEQVDTY; encoded by the exons GTGGGACTGCATGTGTGCTAACCGGCCAGCCCTTTGATACAGCTAAGGTGAAGATGCAGACATTTCCCAGCATGTATAAAGGACTCATTGAATGTATTGTGAAGACATATAAACAAGTTGGATTGCGAGGCTTCTATAAAGGGACCACTCCAGCACTTGTAGCCAACATAGCAGAAAACTCAGTCCTGTTCATGTGCTATGGGTTTTGCCAGCAGATTGTGAGGGGAGTTGTTGGATTAGACAGGAAAGCAAAACTGAG TGATCTTCAGAATGCAGCTGCAGGCTCTTTTGCTTCTGCATTTGCTGCCTTGGTCCTATGTCCCACAGAGCTGGTGAAGTGTCGGTTGCAGACCATGCATGAAATGCAATTATCTGGAAAGATAATACAAGGACACAA TACAGTTTGGTCAGTAGTGAAAAGTGTTATTCAAAAGGATGGCCCACTCGGGTTCTACCATGGTCTGTCAAGCACTTTACTTCGGGAAGTCCCAggttatttcttcttctttggaGGCTATGAACTGAGTCGGACATTTTTTGCAGCGGAGAGACCAAAAGATCAACTAG GGCCTATTCCTTTGATGGTGAGTGGTGGTTTTGGAGGCATCTGCTTGTGGATTGCTGTTTATCCTGTGGACTGTGTCAAATCTAGAATTCAGGTTCTTTCCATGTCTGGAAAACAGGCAGGCTTCATGGGaacatttgcaaatattttgcgAAATGAAG GAGTATTTGCCTTGTATTCTGGACTAAAGCCTACTTTGATTCGTGCATTCCCAGCCAATGGTGCACTGTTCCTTGCCTATGAGTACAGCCGCAAGATGATGATGGAACAAGTTGACACGTACTGA